The following coding sequences lie in one Thalassoglobus polymorphus genomic window:
- a CDS encoding class I SAM-dependent methyltransferase: protein MPPTSPQTPSNSHTEKQTVSAFPELSDDLSTFPEIPGGWRLEEYNIGESTISLHRPIDPDLFLDDEDVAAANVRNDYMPFWAYLWPAAVKMSKAILKAPWSPDDSVLELGSGLGLVGLAAMSRGDRITFSDYDPTALFMCRKNALENGFEDPPVMQLDWREPKSEQFDAIFGCEVTYDAPIHSVLLDLLNLMLKPNGLCWLGDPGRYQSPKFYQLALDYGFEVRIFNEDFKAIEVPSSEGFQIFEIRKPDITPATKQP from the coding sequence ATGCCGCCGACCTCTCCACAGACTCCTTCGAATTCTCACACTGAGAAACAAACCGTTTCTGCGTTCCCTGAGCTGAGTGATGATTTATCAACATTTCCTGAAATTCCGGGTGGCTGGCGTCTTGAAGAGTACAATATTGGTGAGTCAACCATCTCGTTACATCGCCCGATTGATCCAGACCTTTTCCTCGATGATGAAGATGTCGCGGCTGCGAATGTACGCAATGACTACATGCCATTCTGGGCGTACCTGTGGCCAGCAGCAGTCAAGATGTCTAAAGCGATTCTCAAGGCTCCGTGGAGCCCGGATGATTCAGTTCTGGAACTCGGCTCAGGACTGGGACTCGTTGGCCTGGCAGCGATGTCACGTGGGGATCGAATCACCTTCAGCGATTACGATCCTACCGCACTTTTCATGTGCCGTAAGAATGCACTCGAAAACGGTTTTGAAGACCCACCAGTGATGCAACTCGACTGGCGAGAACCGAAGAGCGAGCAGTTTGATGCCATTTTTGGATGTGAGGTGACTTACGACGCACCGATCCATTCAGTCCTTCTCGACCTACTCAACCTGATGTTGAAGCCGAATGGTCTCTGTTGGCTCGGTGATCCAGGACGCTATCAATCTCCAAAGTTCTATCAACTGGCACTGGACTATGGATTCGAAGTAAGGATCTTCAATGAGGACTTTAAAGCGATCGAAGTCCCTTCGTCAGAAGGATTTCAAATCTTCGAAATCCGAAAACCTGACATCACACCAGCGACGAAACAGCCCTAA
- a CDS encoding efflux RND transporter permease subunit: MERIFNIRDWWGNGISLWVVVLLLFTTPLLVIALKDVSLENDITTWLPAEDPDAQSLEWFSEQFERGHRLVVSWDSSSLNDSRVEAFATALQAESNAAGAGVESITTPHDVIRTMTDNKVSREDAVKRLTGTLVGVGFLKVRLSEAGREDLAASMETVRARVSQIVDAEATTLPPVNKLPGEEQIQPDDEQADPAASIRVEFPIHDFQLRWPEMTSGSEVVSRIHSELTSPIEGEEALVEDVFFAAGAPVAVSVLLGNIDDREIERTVKIVEATALTQGIEADELRLAGTPISRIRLNEAAKRAVWNTDYPVWNIYKRAPILLSALVSIIVSFTLLKSVRLSILVTLASVFTCLVVVAMIPLTGKSLNMVLIVLPDLLLVLTTSGAIHVANYWKHAVTNGDKNPIVSAVKMAWQPCALASITTAIGMASLLFAVLAPVQQFGFYASIGCLISLFMILIGFPSMMSVWPGRGKRFAEHAEKEATAWGHFARKIVHHQLLITTFCVGLFVFSIVGLQWFKTETKVIRYFPDHSQISQDYHFLEEGLSGIVSVDAVIRFNELAVDEMNINDRMELVRKVEENISKHRWISGTMSLADFRNPVQPPEENASTRAKVFYGRTLQRIQKVIFEGPIEETSQFARKATAPLNLMTHGKRKIEILEDDEIWRVRAQSIITADVNFSTLTSELEQIIQETIAEEAGTDYLVTGMVPLFLRTQQAVLESLIKSFGLAFGIIAIVMIVLLRSPTSGFLAMLPNLFPVGVVFGLVAWVGMPVDIGTMITASVALGIAIDGTLHLLTWYRDGIRQGMPQEDAVVMALQHCGPAMWQTSATISIGMIMVSGADLLLISRFGLLMAALVTTALLADVVLLPALLAGWLGRIIKKNTPVLEQPAGEKPETIEFPKESTGEAEGSNAATPPVRVHTQS, from the coding sequence ATGGAACGTATTTTCAATATCAGAGACTGGTGGGGAAACGGCATCTCATTATGGGTTGTCGTCCTGCTTCTCTTCACGACTCCGTTACTGGTGATTGCTCTCAAAGACGTCAGTCTTGAGAACGACATCACAACGTGGCTCCCGGCAGAAGATCCAGATGCTCAATCGCTCGAATGGTTCTCTGAGCAATTCGAACGTGGTCATCGACTCGTCGTTTCCTGGGATAGCAGTTCACTCAACGACTCACGTGTTGAAGCTTTCGCAACAGCTCTTCAAGCTGAGTCAAACGCAGCGGGGGCTGGAGTTGAATCAATCACCACTCCGCACGACGTCATCCGCACGATGACCGACAACAAAGTCTCGCGAGAGGATGCAGTCAAACGACTCACCGGAACTTTGGTCGGTGTGGGCTTTTTGAAAGTCAGGCTCTCTGAGGCAGGACGTGAAGATCTCGCAGCTTCGATGGAGACCGTCCGAGCGAGAGTCAGCCAGATCGTCGACGCTGAAGCAACGACCCTTCCACCTGTAAACAAACTTCCGGGTGAGGAACAAATTCAACCTGACGACGAGCAAGCCGATCCGGCCGCGAGCATCCGGGTCGAATTCCCGATTCACGATTTCCAGCTACGCTGGCCAGAAATGACATCCGGCTCGGAAGTTGTTTCTCGAATTCACAGCGAATTGACTTCACCCATTGAAGGTGAAGAGGCACTTGTTGAAGACGTCTTCTTCGCTGCAGGCGCCCCCGTAGCAGTTTCGGTTCTCCTCGGGAATATTGACGATCGTGAAATCGAGCGGACCGTCAAAATCGTTGAAGCGACCGCACTCACTCAGGGAATTGAAGCTGACGAGCTACGCTTAGCAGGCACTCCAATCAGTCGAATCAGGCTCAATGAAGCAGCCAAGCGAGCCGTTTGGAATACGGACTACCCGGTCTGGAACATCTACAAACGAGCTCCGATATTACTGTCTGCACTCGTGAGTATTATTGTTTCTTTTACGTTGCTCAAAAGCGTGCGTCTGTCAATTCTGGTGACGCTGGCATCTGTCTTCACCTGCCTTGTTGTGGTCGCGATGATTCCACTGACTGGAAAATCGCTCAACATGGTCTTGATTGTCCTGCCTGACTTGCTGCTTGTGCTGACGACATCGGGCGCGATTCATGTCGCCAACTACTGGAAGCATGCCGTCACCAATGGAGATAAAAATCCAATTGTCAGCGCCGTGAAGATGGCCTGGCAACCTTGTGCTCTCGCCAGTATCACAACGGCAATCGGCATGGCATCACTTCTGTTTGCCGTTTTAGCTCCGGTCCAGCAGTTCGGATTTTACGCCTCAATCGGCTGCCTGATTTCACTATTCATGATCCTCATCGGCTTCCCATCGATGATGAGCGTCTGGCCTGGACGAGGTAAGAGGTTTGCAGAGCACGCAGAAAAAGAAGCAACAGCCTGGGGACACTTCGCACGGAAAATTGTTCACCACCAACTGTTGATCACAACTTTTTGCGTGGGCCTGTTCGTGTTTTCCATTGTCGGTCTGCAATGGTTCAAGACCGAAACGAAAGTGATTCGCTACTTCCCCGACCACTCACAAATCAGTCAAGATTATCACTTCCTGGAAGAAGGACTCTCCGGAATTGTCTCTGTCGATGCCGTCATTCGTTTTAACGAACTCGCCGTCGACGAAATGAATATCAACGACCGCATGGAACTGGTCCGCAAGGTTGAAGAGAACATCTCCAAACATCGCTGGATCTCCGGAACAATGTCACTCGCTGACTTCCGGAATCCTGTGCAACCCCCAGAAGAGAATGCCTCCACCAGAGCGAAAGTTTTCTACGGCAGAACGCTTCAGCGAATTCAGAAAGTCATTTTTGAAGGTCCAATTGAAGAGACAAGTCAGTTCGCCCGAAAAGCAACCGCTCCTCTGAATCTGATGACTCACGGAAAACGAAAGATTGAAATCCTCGAAGACGACGAAATCTGGAGAGTCCGTGCCCAATCGATCATCACTGCCGATGTGAATTTCTCAACCCTGACATCAGAACTTGAACAGATCATTCAAGAAACGATCGCCGAGGAAGCTGGGACGGATTACCTCGTCACCGGGATGGTTCCCCTTTTCTTACGTACACAACAAGCAGTCCTGGAATCTCTGATCAAAAGCTTCGGCTTGGCATTTGGCATTATCGCAATCGTGATGATTGTCCTCTTGCGTAGCCCGACTTCGGGTTTTCTGGCAATGTTGCCGAACCTCTTTCCTGTCGGTGTCGTCTTCGGATTAGTCGCCTGGGTTGGAATGCCGGTCGATATTGGAACGATGATCACCGCATCGGTCGCGCTCGGAATTGCAATCGATGGAACCCTGCATTTACTCACCTGGTATCGAGACGGAATTCGTCAAGGAATGCCCCAGGAAGACGCTGTCGTCATGGCACTGCAACACTGCGGCCCCGCGATGTGGCAGACAAGCGCAACGATCTCGATTGGAATGATCATGGTCTCGGGTGCGGACCTGTTACTCATCTCCAGATTCGGCTTGTTGATGGCTGCGCTAGTCACCACTGCACTCCTTGCTGACGTCGTCCTTCTCCCAGCCCTTCTCGCAGGCTGGTTAGGGAGAATCATCAAGAAGAACACACCTGTCCTCGAACAGCCAGCTGGGGAAAAACCGGAAACGATTGAATTCCCCAAAGAATCAACAGGCGAAGCGGAGGGCTCCAATGCCGCCACTCCTCCTGTTCGCGTCCACACGCAATCATAA
- a CDS encoding CPBP family intramembrane glutamic endopeptidase, producing MRKSERPCSIPESLLWTCSYQFGQALVLLAFFYLLVFAGYGFDWPSQDVILQLAMDLNLDRSFLLIGVTSLGALFVVVPLIRLRLGPRFRESIGWRTPRHEEVIFALATVIPIAVLGDLIYELSGSFLQAGITQRLSSQTLQTSSLEYLQSTLHGVPYPILVVALALGPAVGEELIFRGVIGRGLVHRHGVWTGSVMTAFLFAIAHVSPSHAISTLPIAFLLQFLYLKTGTIWIPIFVHFCNNLVAVSMMRYEFVPDINISPFAAIGFLSYLIVILVAFESRRRNWNVSQDFV from the coding sequence GTGAGAAAATCTGAACGTCCCTGTTCGATTCCAGAGTCCCTGCTGTGGACTTGCAGCTATCAGTTCGGACAGGCTCTTGTCTTGCTCGCTTTCTTTTATCTCCTTGTCTTCGCTGGTTATGGATTCGATTGGCCCTCACAAGATGTGATTCTGCAACTGGCAATGGATCTGAATCTGGATCGTTCTTTTCTTTTGATCGGGGTCACGAGTTTAGGAGCTTTGTTTGTGGTCGTCCCGCTGATACGTTTGCGACTCGGACCACGTTTTCGTGAGTCAATAGGCTGGCGAACTCCACGTCATGAAGAGGTGATCTTTGCCTTGGCGACGGTCATTCCAATTGCCGTTCTAGGTGATTTGATTTACGAATTGTCTGGTTCGTTCCTGCAGGCAGGCATCACGCAAAGGCTTTCGAGCCAAACACTTCAAACGTCATCTCTGGAGTATTTGCAGTCCACGCTACATGGTGTTCCCTATCCGATTTTGGTGGTTGCATTAGCCTTGGGGCCCGCCGTTGGGGAAGAATTGATCTTTCGCGGAGTGATTGGTCGCGGGCTTGTCCATCGCCACGGAGTCTGGACGGGGTCAGTCATGACGGCGTTTCTGTTTGCAATCGCTCATGTTTCTCCTTCACATGCGATTTCAACTCTGCCGATCGCGTTTTTACTGCAATTTCTCTACCTGAAAACAGGAACGATCTGGATTCCGATTTTCGTTCACTTTTGCAACAACTTGGTCGCAGTCTCGATGATGCGGTACGAGTTCGTTCCGGATATCAACATTTCCCCATTTGCAGCAATCGGTTTTTTGTCGTATCTGATTGTGATTTTAGTCGCATTTGAAAGTCGCCGAAGGAACTGGAATGTGTCGCAAGACTTTGTCTAG
- a CDS encoding RidA family protein: MSVAERLQELDLILPTPPKPIAAYVPCVQTGQLVVISGQLPITGQELLARGPVPSAAPVDQAQSAAQQCVLNGLAILNQHLEGDLDRVKRVVRIGVFVQSDSGFHDQAIVANGASELLQRIFGEKGKHARAAVGVNALPLNASVEIEFLYEVA; encoded by the coding sequence ATGTCCGTGGCCGAACGACTTCAGGAGTTGGATCTCATTCTTCCGACTCCTCCTAAGCCGATTGCAGCATATGTTCCGTGTGTGCAAACCGGTCAACTTGTCGTTATCAGCGGTCAGCTACCAATCACGGGGCAAGAACTGCTTGCCCGTGGTCCAGTTCCTTCTGCCGCTCCAGTCGATCAGGCTCAATCTGCCGCACAACAGTGCGTTCTAAACGGTTTGGCGATCTTGAATCAGCACTTGGAAGGTGATTTAGATCGTGTGAAACGGGTCGTCCGAATTGGTGTCTTTGTGCAATCGGATTCTGGCTTTCACGATCAAGCTATCGTCGCAAATGGAGCAAGTGAGCTATTGCAGCGAATTTTCGGCGAAAAAGGCAAACATGCCCGGGCTGCCGTCGGCGTGAACGCTTTGCCTCTGAACGCCTCGGTCGAAATCGAGTTTCTTTACGAAGTCGCATAG
- a CDS encoding EAL domain-containing protein, with amino-acid sequence MSVKAINKNPNTAPSSVPLGWSLVGCLPPGKTLVKTDITLPTVKIGRLSSSDLCLKSQRVSGAHAELLFIGETLFIRDLKSTNGTFLNRKRVTQPMPVSSGDHIELADMEFRVQYTAPVPKRDENTYAEFKKTVKDLVTIDADWILSQFNDLISQRRVTPYYQAILDFRQEAVVGYEALARSEMAGLENPGKMFHTAELVNQEVDLSILCRERAIEFAHSLGLRAPIFVNTHQHEDMDRDVLPSLRRSLRRFPEVSVVVEFHEKTIQSVSSMLENKEKLKEIGVKVAYDDFGAGQSRLLELMKAPPDYLKFDRCLIQDVHQATPYQHRMLKSLIETAHEVGIVTLAEGIEVQEEAAFCREIGFDLAQGFFFGYPKPNPTHDAEESFFEFA; translated from the coding sequence ATGAGCGTCAAGGCGATCAACAAGAATCCGAACACAGCACCTTCGTCAGTCCCTCTTGGCTGGTCGCTTGTGGGGTGCTTACCTCCCGGAAAAACTCTGGTGAAAACGGACATCACACTCCCAACCGTCAAGATTGGGCGTCTGTCGAGTTCCGATTTATGCCTGAAGTCCCAACGCGTTTCCGGAGCACATGCTGAGTTGCTCTTTATTGGTGAAACGCTGTTTATCCGAGATCTGAAAAGTACGAACGGGACTTTTCTCAACCGTAAACGTGTCACACAGCCGATGCCGGTCTCATCTGGAGACCATATCGAACTCGCTGATATGGAGTTCCGTGTTCAATACACTGCCCCAGTCCCGAAACGGGATGAAAACACATACGCAGAATTTAAGAAAACTGTCAAAGATCTGGTTACGATCGATGCGGACTGGATTTTAAGCCAATTCAACGATCTGATCTCACAGCGACGAGTGACACCGTACTATCAGGCTATTCTTGATTTTCGACAAGAAGCCGTTGTCGGGTATGAGGCACTTGCTCGAAGCGAAATGGCTGGGCTGGAGAACCCTGGAAAAATGTTCCATACGGCGGAACTGGTGAACCAGGAAGTCGACTTGAGTATTTTGTGCCGTGAGCGTGCTATAGAGTTTGCTCACAGTTTGGGACTTCGTGCTCCGATCTTTGTCAATACACATCAGCATGAGGACATGGATCGTGACGTCTTACCTTCACTGCGTCGATCGTTGCGACGTTTTCCGGAAGTTTCGGTCGTCGTAGAATTTCATGAAAAGACCATTCAAAGTGTTTCTTCAATGTTGGAGAACAAAGAGAAGCTGAAAGAGATCGGCGTTAAAGTCGCCTACGACGACTTCGGTGCGGGGCAATCTCGCTTGCTTGAACTGATGAAAGCTCCACCTGATTACCTCAAGTTTGATCGCTGCCTGATTCAAGATGTGCATCAGGCGACTCCGTATCAACATCGAATGTTGAAATCTCTCATTGAAACTGCCCATGAAGTCGGCATTGTGACGCTCGCAGAAGGGATTGAAGTTCAGGAAGAAGCTGCATTCTGTCGTGAGATTGGATTCGATCTCGCTCAGGGATTCTTCTTCGGCTACCCCAAACCCAATCCGACTCACGATGCAGAAGAATCGTTTTTCGAGTTCGCATAA
- the xerD gene encoding site-specific tyrosine recombinase XerD, translating into MPPRRRPVKSTEAVTQHHLNPNQFVDAFLSYLEAECGMSINTVKAYRNDVEQFASWMSENRIGSVLDVDLGIMSQFLQTLHERELKATTISRRLVALKMFFRYLVLEGIIAESTVDLMSSPKLWQYLPTVLSPEMVDRLLDAPTWEDSFPKRDRAILAILYATGCRASEVSGMRLRDIRLEENYCRCTGKGNKERIVNLNPFARKAIETYLEKERPKLLRNRDSEFLFLTRTGRAITRIMVWHVVKKYAARVGCSDKISPHTLRHSFATHMLAGGAEIRALQEMLGHASIRTTQIYTQVEHSRLKSIHSKCHPRG; encoded by the coding sequence ATGCCTCCTCGTCGTCGACCTGTGAAATCGACTGAAGCTGTCACGCAGCATCATTTGAATCCCAATCAGTTTGTGGATGCGTTTCTATCGTATCTGGAGGCGGAATGTGGGATGTCGATCAACACGGTGAAGGCGTACCGGAATGATGTCGAACAATTTGCCAGTTGGATGAGCGAGAATCGAATCGGATCGGTTCTGGATGTCGACCTGGGGATCATGTCTCAGTTTCTGCAGACGCTGCATGAAAGAGAACTCAAAGCGACGACGATTTCGCGGCGTCTGGTGGCGTTGAAAATGTTCTTCCGGTATCTCGTTCTGGAAGGGATCATCGCTGAGAGTACCGTCGACTTGATGTCGTCGCCCAAGCTTTGGCAGTACCTGCCCACAGTGCTCAGCCCGGAAATGGTGGATCGTCTCCTTGATGCGCCGACATGGGAAGACAGTTTCCCGAAACGGGACCGGGCCATTCTTGCCATTCTGTATGCCACTGGGTGTCGAGCCTCGGAAGTGAGTGGAATGCGGCTTCGAGATATCCGCCTCGAAGAGAACTACTGCCGATGTACCGGGAAAGGGAACAAGGAACGGATCGTCAATTTGAATCCGTTTGCACGAAAGGCGATTGAAACGTATCTCGAGAAAGAGCGACCGAAGCTTCTTCGTAACCGTGACAGTGAGTTCTTGTTCCTCACGCGAACTGGTCGAGCAATCACGCGCATCATGGTTTGGCATGTTGTGAAGAAGTACGCTGCTCGAGTTGGTTGCAGCGACAAAATCAGTCCGCACACCCTTCGCCACAGTTTCGCAACTCACATGCTCGCCGGCGGAGCTGAGATCCGTGCCCTGCAGGAAATGCTCGGCCACGCCAGCATTCGCACCACGCAGATCTATACCCAGGTCGAACATAGTCGCCTCAAATCGATCCACTCAAAGTGCCATCCACGCGGCTGA
- a CDS encoding deoxyribonuclease IV — protein sequence MPLFGSHLSIAGGYYKAANAAGALGMNTVQIFTKNNNQWKGKPLTEEDAEKFKKAVLEHGLVSPCSHDSYLINLASPKPELWEKSLDAYVIELERAEMLGLSGVVMHPGSYVDSSEEEGLAKVIEGLNEAHRRTPGLKVQTWIEATAGQGTNLGYKFEHLGQILQHAEDGERFGVCIDTCHIFAAGYGLKTESEYNETMQQLDEHVGIENVKAFHLNDSKKEQGSRVDRHDHIGEGFLGLEPFRFVVNDPRFAGLPMYLETKKEKRDGEEMDAVNLRTLKSLLNVES from the coding sequence ATGCCTTTATTCGGTTCTCATTTATCAATTGCCGGTGGATACTACAAAGCTGCCAATGCTGCTGGTGCGCTCGGAATGAATACCGTGCAAATCTTCACGAAAAACAATAATCAGTGGAAAGGGAAACCGCTGACGGAAGAGGATGCGGAGAAATTCAAGAAGGCGGTCCTGGAGCACGGGTTGGTCTCCCCATGTTCTCATGATAGTTACTTGATCAATCTGGCGAGTCCGAAGCCGGAGCTTTGGGAGAAGTCGCTCGATGCATACGTCATCGAACTTGAGCGGGCGGAGATGCTGGGACTTTCGGGGGTGGTGATGCACCCGGGAAGCTACGTTGACAGTTCCGAAGAAGAAGGTTTGGCGAAGGTGATTGAAGGGCTGAACGAGGCTCATCGGCGAACGCCCGGGCTGAAAGTTCAGACATGGATCGAAGCGACCGCCGGGCAGGGAACGAACCTTGGATACAAATTCGAACATTTGGGGCAAATTCTACAGCATGCAGAAGATGGTGAACGCTTTGGGGTTTGCATTGATACTTGCCATATCTTCGCTGCCGGTTATGGATTGAAGACTGAAAGCGAATACAACGAAACGATGCAACAGTTGGATGAACACGTCGGGATTGAGAATGTGAAAGCGTTTCACCTCAACGACAGCAAGAAAGAGCAGGGGAGTCGTGTCGACCGGCACGACCATATCGGCGAAGGGTTTCTCGGACTGGAACCGTTTCGGTTTGTCGTCAACGATCCACGTTTTGCAGGCTTGCCGATGTATCTGGAAACGAAGAAAGAAAAGCGGGATGGCGAAGAGATGGACGCTGTGAACTTGAGGACGCTGAAGTCGTTGTTAAACGTCGAGAGTTGA
- a CDS encoding M28 family peptidase encodes MERVLWGLLFWGIGSQFAIAETPVPDANRAYQYLKDVCDIGPRISGTEGMLRQQKMIADHFTKFSAEVRYQEFDVTHPQTGAPVRMKNMIVSWHPDRTERVLVCCHYDTRPFPDQEATAANRAKPFIGANDGGSGVALLMEFAHHMKSINPKLGVDFVFFDGEELVYSKGDKYFHGSEYFATQYRDNPPENFRYVKGVLLDMVADRNLNIYIEKNSYKYAPEVTRSIWETARKLGVREFINRQKYEIRDDHIPLNLIAKIPTCDIIDFDYPYWHKRNDLPAACSGKSMAKVGRVVLAWLDEN; translated from the coding sequence ATGGAGAGAGTATTGTGGGGCCTGCTGTTTTGGGGAATCGGAAGCCAATTTGCGATTGCAGAAACCCCAGTCCCCGACGCGAACAGGGCCTATCAGTATTTGAAAGATGTCTGTGACATCGGTCCGAGAATTTCCGGGACAGAAGGGATGCTGCGACAGCAGAAAATGATCGCTGATCACTTTACGAAGTTCTCCGCAGAGGTTCGGTATCAGGAGTTTGATGTCACGCATCCACAAACCGGTGCACCTGTGCGGATGAAGAACATGATTGTTTCATGGCATCCTGATCGAACAGAAAGAGTTCTCGTCTGCTGTCACTATGACACACGCCCGTTTCCTGATCAGGAAGCAACAGCAGCGAATCGCGCCAAGCCGTTCATCGGAGCCAACGATGGAGGAAGCGGAGTCGCATTGTTGATGGAATTCGCGCATCACATGAAGTCCATCAATCCCAAGCTGGGGGTGGACTTTGTCTTTTTTGACGGGGAAGAACTGGTCTATAGCAAAGGCGACAAGTACTTTCACGGTTCGGAATACTTCGCGACGCAATACCGGGACAACCCTCCGGAAAACTTTCGGTATGTGAAGGGGGTTCTTCTCGATATGGTGGCGGATCGCAACTTAAACATTTACATCGAAAAAAACAGTTACAAGTATGCCCCGGAAGTGACCCGTAGCATCTGGGAGACTGCTCGGAAACTCGGTGTGCGAGAATTTATAAATCGCCAGAAATACGAAATTCGCGACGATCATATCCCGCTCAATCTCATCGCTAAAATACCCACCTGCGATATCATCGATTTTGATTATCCGTACTGGCACAAGCGAAACGATTTACCAGCTGCGTGCAGCGGGAAATCCATGGCAAAAGTCGGCAGGGTGGTACTGGCTTGGTTAGACGAAAATTGA
- a CDS encoding cold-shock protein yields MQRGTIKKLVADKGFGFITGGDQGKDLFFHVSSVQDAAFESLYEGQNVDFESEEGPKGTRASVVKPVD; encoded by the coding sequence ATGCAGCGAGGAACGATTAAGAAGCTTGTTGCTGACAAGGGTTTTGGATTTATCACGGGTGGAGATCAGGGCAAAGATTTATTCTTTCACGTCTCCTCAGTTCAAGACGCGGCATTTGAATCGCTTTACGAAGGTCAAAACGTCGATTTTGAATCTGAAGAAGGCCCCAAAGGGACACGTGCCTCAGTCGTCAAACCTGTCGACTGA